Within Plasmodium vinckei vinckei genome assembly, chromosome: PVVCY_12, the genomic segment tATTTCTCATTTTTAAGTACTATCTACACGGGTAAGCAAGTCCCTATAAAATGTGCAAATAAATGTGTCCttttagtatatataataatattacaaatatgtagaagtaattacatatttacaaataGTGTTAACATTTTCAATTAAGCAGCAAtggtataaaatatgttgaaaaaaatatacaaagttttgaaattattttaacttTGCATACCtattcaaaattttattataaggtacatatatatatgtaaaggaatgttcaaataaaaatgataaaaaaaatatcattacACATCGATTATCGCTCCTGTTGTATTATCAACAGGGCCATTAACAATAGATAGATAATCAtcatttgaaatattattgtaaattaacttttttaaaataatttcataGTTTGAACATGGCCAAAAGacattacaatttttactaatttcctttttttcgttttcattcatatttttttttatcattttattacaatcatatttataataagtGGGAGCTAGACAAAAGCTTAGAGTTTCTTTCCATCCCATTGGGCAATTATATGAGTAATCTCGTtggcatttttttaaacatggATAAGATAcattacataatttttcgaaattttttttttcttctatatttttatttttaaatatataattttctttacaATTTCCATTGTAATATTTCGATGGTGCAcattcattttcattaaaaattatccATGATTTTGGACATAAatcatcataatttttttcacatgAATTAATACATGGATAATTAAATTGGCAtttttgttcatatatttgtttcattgctttatctaaatttttaaagttCATTTTTCTTTGACAAGTTCCATTATAATTTGTCGCTAAACAATAACCATCATTTGTTTCAATCCATCCGTCTGGAcataaatcaaaataatcatGCTCGCATTTTTCTTTACATGGCCATTTTATATCACataaatttgaatatatcgacttttctttatttggcatatctataaattttattttatttagaCAACTTCCTTTATAGTTATCTGGTGATATACAATATTCATCATCTGATAATATCCAATCTAATGGACATATTGAATTTTCAAAATCTtgaatacaatttttttcgcATTCCCAAAATagtaaacattttttttctatctgttttttttcacctATATCAATATCAttacttatatatttttcacatGGCCCAATGTATGAATCAGGTGCATAacaatattcattattactTTCACTTATTTTCCAATTTAATggacatttttttctataatttCTTGAGCATGTTTTTAATTCagataataattcatttaagACTGTATACGAAATTTCAATTTTGTTCGATAAGCCAAGTTGTGATATAATTTCTTTCATATTTTGCTCTATATCTGTTAACTTGCTATGTTTACTCATTTCTTCGGtgtctttttcatttttttgtaatattttttttttattattttcttcatcttccatttttttcgttaAGCACAATTTGTTTAGATCGTCTTTTATTGCTTGATTTTCACCAAGTTCTTTATcattaaattgtttttcaaccatatttatacattttttatattctttatttggATATTCTTCATcgattatattattttcttctttatcTTTACTTTCAGGCACAGCAAAGGCGctgtttttttcattatcctctatattaatttttttttttaaattcccataattatatttcgctatttttttttcttttgttctattttcattttcaattGTTAAATCTCCTGAACAATTTAGAAAAACAAAGCAAAAACAAATAGGTAGtataaaagaatatttcatcatttatatattcatacacacatatagatatattttaaaaaatagaaaaacgAATAatcaaaagaaataatagaaGACTAGACAAGCActgataaatatacaaattacaaacaattaaaaattatgattcaagaaaaatattctttagTTGACAACTTTAATAAactattaatttatattattagtattcataattataaGGCTGAGCCAAATCATCACAATGTTCACGGGAAAAaagaacaaatataatatatacataaattagAGAATTATAATACGATAACCTccccaaaaaaatattgtctTATGAAACATTAGTTTACAGGATAAGGAAttaccatttttaaaattgtttctTAACCTTTTATCAAAAGGAAATAATGACAACATAGACATGTAACTACACATAAATAGCTTGACGAGAAAAAAGGgaataacaaataaaaacctttaaaaaagatgtataataaattttgtatcattaaatgattttatatatatgataatatttattgaaaGCGTTCTGtttccatttatttataaatgaaaatttgcTTGTTCAATTTTTGTcatcaaatttttaattttttaaattattatatatatgcataagcATATTTATGGTGGAAAAGTTTGTTACAAAAACATatgaagaattaaaaatgagaattttggaaaaattaaaaataatttttaaaaactataataaaaaaaaaaaaaaaaattacacaAACCATAATTCCATATTGATACATAGTATATCTTAAGCTTAAAATCCTTGAGGCTTTTTTaaactgaaaaaaaaaaatatatattgtaattTGTCTTTTATCCAAAAATACTGTGTcgatatatgtatgtacgTATGCATACCTTTTCGGATTCGTATTTTAAATTGAAGGCTTTCCTTCCAACatctaaaatataaataattatttaagaaaaaaatgaataaaaactGTTTATTTTcgaaattatatttatatgtttatagatatataaaattaatataccTTCTAAATTTTCCCCTCTCAAAAGTATGTCGTCTATATTTCTTCTCATGATGCTACTGACTTCATTTAAactttcatttaatttttttattgcgACATTAGATCGAGGATCTTTATATtcttgttttatttttgcaaTTTTTCTATCTTAATtaggtaaaaaaataaaaaaataaagataacatcaaataaataacaacTTTTTAGCATGCACATCCATTCCTGTggtttaatatatataagcacTTAGCATACcgaattttataaaagaatatgGTTTTTCAATAGTTTCAATTATTGATCTATAATCTATTGAATGTGTTCCATATTGTATCATCaattctataaaaaaaaatatatataatatggtTGAATAGGAAATAAAAGCTTAGGTGACAGGACCACCACCTAAtaagaatataatatataagaaatgCTAAACAAActgttatataaaaaaatgaaacaagAAATCAAGCAACACAAATAAAAcactaaaaatattataaatatgaatatagaaaataaatgaatgtatatatatatatgtgtgtatgaatatattataaccTTCATTAAATTGTTTACAAATATcattcaaaaataaaaaggctAGTTTTTTGGGGTAGGATAAAGGAAAAATTGCTATATATGCTATTCCATTGTCGATtaaaaaactaaaaaagaaaaattttaataataataaaatggtaTGATATACAACTGtgatgtaatttttttcatcatataaaatttatgttttaataataaatttttaaatgccATTTAGTAGAagaaaatgtatttataaaaactcGACATAAAAATTTGGAAATAATGTTGAATAAATCAAATAGTAATATGTTTTACATAGCTAGCTAATGCttaaacatattataaaaagttcATATTCTTGTGAAGTAATGCTTTTTGTATACGAATGTATGTCTTAATGCCGccataatataattaaacgatttatttttatgtattttttctttttttttcttactGATAATTAAATTGATTTGATGCTATAGTTGATAATTTAGGAAATGTTTCTAATTTTTTGcataacttttttaattcgaATTTATGagacatattttttgtctCACTGTTTGTTTCCACTAAAGTCAGTCCATCACTAACTCTACAAAGTAGCACTGCATCACACATTTTTGtcgttttttttgattttttaaaaacaaaatagcagaaaatggaaacaatatatcatatacaaatgttattttgtatttcttTTACAAGCAGTCATAATAAATTACTTAACAGttgtaaaacaaaaaagaattaaaattataagaaaaaagCTAATAGGTAATAAATGtctttatatgtatagaCTAAACAAATGGTTTTATCTaagataatttatattttctagtTCAATAAGAATgccataaatatattaggcattaagtatatatatttatatacttgactagtaaatatatatatatatatatatatatatatatactttttcttataaattatatgatatatacataaatatatataacttataaggtattaaaaattggagaaatatatatgaaataaaaaatttaataatcgcataaaaaaagtaaaatatttaagtacttgctaaaaataattaactCTTATACTCACAGAAATTCTCCTccacaaatatttatatattgcaAATTAAGGCttcatatatgcatatatttattttatgataaaTACGGCTTGTtttgttataataatttttaatgtaaaataaatggcTATTTTtaccattattttttttttttttatcattttttaaaaaatataaatatatattttccaaGCTTTGAAGGAAAATaccttatatatattttaaatagttTGGTCCAATTACAAAGCTAAAGCATTATGcctaaaatatttaatgagcatgcgatttttttttatttaatttttctgcTTCCTTATATTGATAATGGGGAGGGTTGGGAAagtacataaaaatatatataaagtgAGCAAacgacaaaaaaaataattctttgaataatatttaaaaagctctttaaaatatgatataaatgtaaatatttaaaaaaatggtttGTTCTGTTTAATTagcattataaatatattttacaagtgataaaaaataagtaagaataaacttatatattttaattgtgccatataaagtaaaaaaaaattattgaaaaatatcCTGAAAAAGAACAAAGTATATAATAGGCTGTAGACATGTATACACAAATATTCTTTGTTTCCTTTACCCATCATGCAtgttttatcatatatactCACTGTAATTTATGTCTATTGTAATATCAGTTCAGTAAATAAATGTgcatataatgaaaaatgaagTAAATTTATACTCctgttattttattacttatatatttaactaAATAACTGAATGAGACTTggttttttcttttttaatattgtgTTTTAACTTGGCTTACACATAGGATGGCGTTAACAAGTGCGACACCATAAACTGGGTGTATATgacacaaataataaactttattatttttgaaatatggggaaaaaaaatgttactTTAAAGAATAACATTAATGACACATATTAATGTTACATTGTTTTTTAaggtaaaaatattcattgtataaaaatatttatacatttaaaaTACATGATATGtgcattttatatttaataaattggTAAAGAaagtagaaaaaataataaattttataattaaaaaattatttatttaaacttTACATATAACACATTCTCAAATGTTATTCTCCTTTTGCGAAAATACACTAAatgaaatacaaataaagaaaaaatataccaaCCATGACACATGGATATGTAT encodes:
- a CDS encoding CPW-WPC family protein; this translates as MCDAVLLCRVSDGLTLVETNSETKNMSHKFELKKLCKKLETFPKLSTIASNQFNYHFLIDNGIAYIAIFPLSYPKKLAFLFLNDICKQFNEELMIQYGTHSIDYRSIIETIEKPYSFIKFDRKIAKIKQEYKDPRSNVAIKKLNESLNEVSSIMRRNIDDILLRGENLEDVGRKAFNLKYESEKFKKASRILSLRYTMLRNNFKNGNSLSCKLMFHKTIFFWGGDLTIENENRTKEKKIAKYNYGNLKKKINIEDNEKNSAFAVPESKDKEENNIIDEEYPNKEYKKCINMVEKQFNDKELGENQAIKDDLNKLCLTKKMEDEENNKKKILQKNEKDTEEMSKHSKLTDIEQNMKEIISQLGLSNKIEISYTVLNELLSELKTCSRNYRKKCPLNWKISESNNEYCYAPDSYIGPCEKYISNDIDIGEKKQIEKKCLLFWECEKNCIQDFENSICPLDWILSDDEYCISPDNYKGSCLNKIKFIDMPNKEKSIYSNLCDIKWPCKEKCEHDYFDLCPDGWIETNDGYCLATNYNGTCQRKMNFKNLDKAMKQIYEQKCQFNYPCINSCEKNYDDLCPKSWIIFNENECAPSKYYNGNCKENYIFKNKNIEEKKNFEKLCNVSYPCLKKCQRDYSYNCPMGWKETLSFCLAPTYYKYDCNKMIKKNMNENEKKEISKNCNVFWPCSNYEIILKKLIYNNISNDDYLSIVNGPVDNTTGAIIDV